The following proteins are encoded in a genomic region of Protaetiibacter sp. SSC-01:
- a CDS encoding ATP-dependent DNA helicase has product MTEPTAPTPGPAASASPVTAARIAEALAAVRSERGDDGTVRYPTPEQTAVIEADPHEPALVVAGAGSGKTETMANRVLWLVANGHVQPAEVLGLTFTRKAAGELAERIRERLAELHEAGLTPVGHDLFDAPEISTYNSFASAVFRDNALVLGRDGDGVVLGEAAAWQLARSVVIRSTDPRLASLDKRLDAVVEATIRIAAGLADNAADPERVRELGRRFAAMRELPLGDRYERLDMLEKIDDLAQLDLLVDLAAEYDAAKRARGAVDYADQVVLALRAVEKRAEAGEELRARFRVVLLDEYQDTSVVQTELLARIFAGTPVTAVGDPNQSIYGWRGASASNLGEFRERFRASDGGPAPDFTLATSWRNGERILDAANALVAGGETPIPVPTLTARPGASAFTVDSAFPETVGDEAAHVAAWLRDRLADVEAGRGKPGTAALLLRARKTQQHFLDAMREAGVKYHVLGVGGLLAEPEIADLVSALRVIDSPDAGLELLRLLAGARWRIGVADLDRLREVSGWLARHDAAESGILSDEVQQRMRDSVADGEGGSIVDALEFVGRAPETHRALEGFSAEGLVRLRDAASLFGRLRARAGLELPELIVLVAHELRLDLEIAANETRTAGEANLDALLDALSGYLAIAETATLSGFLAWLKEAEQREDLTPRPEDPEPGTVQVLTVHGSKGLEWDVVAVPRFVEDELPARPLEGYGGWLGFGRFPWPERGDADHLPVFELSRIDSRKVFADEVKRFRERVVDHYRAEERRLAYVAVTRARDHLLLTGSFWGGQTRPRTASRFLRELADAGVVAPLPDASATDAPPPGAEPEVTRWPHDPFGSRAAAVRTAAAAVRSASPALVGPWARELELLLEERERRRSREGVVPLPVRIPASAFKDYVTDPDAVAAELRRPMPERPYRATRLGTLFHSWVEERYGRLGGSDELDAAPFELDGDGEVVDAEKLAELQATFERSEWAQLRPVEVEREIHLPFDGRVVICKIDAVYRRGDRFEVVDWKTGKAPRDDADLERKQLQLALYRLAYARWEGIDPGLIDAAFYFVHDDRVIRPEHIDTEEELLVRWRAAFGAPAGER; this is encoded by the coding sequence GTGACTGAGCCGACCGCGCCCACGCCCGGCCCCGCCGCATCCGCGTCGCCCGTCACCGCCGCCCGCATCGCGGAGGCGCTCGCCGCCGTGCGCTCCGAACGCGGCGACGACGGCACCGTGCGCTACCCGACGCCCGAGCAGACGGCCGTCATCGAGGCCGACCCGCACGAGCCCGCGCTCGTCGTCGCGGGCGCCGGCTCGGGCAAGACCGAGACGATGGCGAACCGCGTGCTGTGGCTCGTCGCGAACGGCCACGTGCAGCCCGCCGAGGTGCTCGGCCTCACCTTCACCCGCAAGGCGGCCGGCGAGCTGGCCGAACGCATCCGGGAGCGGCTCGCCGAGCTGCACGAGGCAGGGCTCACGCCCGTGGGGCACGACCTCTTCGACGCCCCCGAGATCTCGACCTACAACTCGTTCGCGAGCGCCGTCTTCCGCGACAACGCGCTCGTGCTCGGCCGCGACGGCGACGGCGTCGTGCTCGGAGAGGCGGCCGCGTGGCAGCTCGCGCGCTCGGTCGTGATCCGCAGCACCGACCCGCGGCTCGCATCCCTCGACAAGCGTCTCGACGCGGTCGTCGAGGCCACCATCAGGATCGCCGCGGGGCTCGCCGACAACGCCGCCGACCCCGAGCGCGTGCGCGAGCTCGGCCGCCGCTTCGCCGCGATGCGCGAGCTGCCGCTCGGCGACCGCTACGAGCGCCTCGACATGCTCGAGAAGATCGACGACCTCGCCCAGCTCGACCTGCTCGTCGACCTCGCGGCCGAGTACGACGCCGCGAAGCGCGCCCGCGGCGCCGTCGACTACGCCGACCAGGTGGTGCTCGCGCTGCGCGCTGTCGAGAAGCGCGCCGAGGCGGGGGAGGAGCTGCGCGCGCGGTTCCGCGTCGTGCTGCTCGACGAGTACCAGGACACCTCGGTCGTGCAGACCGAGCTGCTCGCGCGCATCTTCGCCGGCACGCCGGTCACGGCGGTCGGCGACCCCAACCAGTCGATCTACGGATGGCGCGGCGCGAGCGCCTCAAACCTCGGCGAGTTCCGTGAGCGGTTCCGCGCGAGCGACGGCGGGCCCGCGCCCGACTTCACGCTCGCGACGAGCTGGCGCAACGGCGAGCGCATCCTCGACGCCGCCAACGCGCTCGTGGCGGGCGGCGAGACGCCCATCCCGGTGCCGACCCTCACGGCTCGGCCCGGTGCGAGCGCCTTCACGGTCGACAGCGCGTTCCCCGAGACGGTCGGCGACGAGGCTGCGCACGTCGCCGCGTGGCTGCGCGACCGCCTCGCCGACGTCGAGGCCGGCCGGGGCAAGCCCGGCACGGCTGCCCTTCTCCTGCGCGCCCGCAAGACGCAGCAGCATTTCCTCGACGCGATGCGCGAGGCGGGCGTGAAGTACCACGTGCTCGGCGTCGGCGGCCTGCTCGCCGAGCCCGAGATCGCCGACCTCGTGAGCGCCCTGCGCGTCATCGACAGTCCGGATGCCGGGCTCGAGCTGCTGCGCCTGCTCGCCGGGGCGCGCTGGCGCATCGGCGTCGCCGACCTCGACCGCCTGCGGGAGGTGTCGGGCTGGCTCGCGCGGCACGACGCGGCGGAGAGCGGCATCCTCTCCGACGAGGTGCAGCAGCGGATGCGCGACTCGGTCGCCGACGGCGAGGGCGGCTCGATCGTCGACGCGCTCGAGTTCGTGGGGCGCGCACCCGAGACCCATCGGGCGCTCGAGGGCTTCAGTGCCGAGGGGCTCGTCCGACTGCGCGACGCGGCGTCGCTCTTCGGCCGACTGCGCGCCCGCGCGGGACTCGAGCTGCCGGAGCTCATCGTGCTCGTCGCGCACGAGCTGCGGCTCGACCTCGAGATCGCCGCCAACGAGACGCGCACGGCGGGGGAGGCGAACCTCGACGCCCTGCTCGATGCGCTCTCGGGCTACCTCGCGATCGCCGAGACGGCGACGCTCAGCGGCTTCCTCGCGTGGCTCAAGGAGGCAGAGCAGCGGGAGGACCTCACGCCGCGCCCCGAGGACCCGGAGCCCGGCACCGTCCAGGTGCTGACGGTGCACGGCTCGAAGGGCCTCGAATGGGACGTCGTCGCCGTGCCGCGGTTCGTCGAGGACGAGCTTCCCGCGCGCCCCCTCGAGGGCTACGGCGGCTGGCTCGGATTCGGACGCTTCCCGTGGCCGGAGCGCGGCGACGCCGACCACCTGCCCGTCTTCGAGCTCTCGCGCATCGACTCGCGCAAGGTGTTCGCCGACGAGGTCAAGCGATTCCGCGAGCGGGTCGTCGACCACTACCGCGCCGAGGAGCGCCGGCTCGCCTATGTGGCGGTCACGCGCGCCCGCGATCACCTGCTGCTCACGGGTTCGTTCTGGGGCGGCCAGACGCGGCCGCGCACCGCGAGCCGCTTCCTGCGCGAGCTCGCCGACGCGGGAGTCGTGGCGCCGCTGCCCGACGCATCCGCGACCGACGCTCCGCCGCCCGGTGCCGAGCCGGAGGTCACGCGCTGGCCGCACGACCCCTTCGGATCCCGCGCCGCCGCCGTGCGCACCGCAGCTGCCGCCGTCCGGAGCGCGAGCCCCGCGCTCGTCGGCCCCTGGGCGCGCGAGCTCGAGCTGCTGCTCGAGGAGCGCGAGCGCCGCCGCTCCCGCGAGGGCGTCGTGCCGCTCCCGGTGCGCATCCCGGCATCCGCGTTCAAGGACTACGTGACCGACCCGGATGCCGTCGCCGCCGAACTGCGTCGGCCCATGCCCGAGCGCCCCTACCGGGCCACGCGCCTCGGCACGCTCTTCCACTCGTGGGTCGAGGAGCGCTACGGGCGCCTCGGTGGCTCGGACGAGCTCGACGCCGCCCCCTTCGAGCTCGACGGCGACGGCGAGGTCGTCGACGCCGAGAAGCTCGCCGAGCTGCAGGCCACCTTCGAGCGCTCCGAGTGGGCGCAGCTGCGGCCCGTCGAGGTCGAGCGCGAGATCCACCTGCCGTTCGACGGGCGCGTCGTCATCTGCAAGATCGATGCCGTCTACCGCCGCGGCGACCGCTTCGAGGTCGTCGACTGGAAGACGGGCAAGGCGCCGCGCGACGATGCGGACCTCGAGCGCAAGCAGTTGCAGCTCGCCCTCTACCGGCTGGCCTATGCCCGCTGGGAGGGCATCGACCCGGGTCTCATCGACGCCGCCTTCTACTTCGTGCACGACGACCGCGTCATCCGTCCCGAGCACATCGACACGGAGGAGGAGTTGCTCGTGCGCTGGCGGGCGGCCTTCGGCGCGCCCGCGGGGGAGCGTTAG
- a CDS encoding LysR substrate-binding domain-containing protein, which translates to MFDPALLRTFVAVADTASFTRAAELLGISQPTVSQQVRRLENAAGRILVARDTRAVHLTDNGDAMLGFARTILAAHDEAAAYFVGSAMRGRLRFGAADDLALTHLPQVLRDFRQLYPQINLELTVGQSGQLTRRLAAGQLDLVYVKQDPGHDEGRTVRRERLVWVAHRSLRLDPDATVPLIVYQAPSYSRDTAIRALEEAGRTWRITCNVREVNGALAALRAGIGIGVFPRVLIPDDLTEVTGVFELPRMGEVDFTLLANPRSAREPAEALANAIHATAR; encoded by the coding sequence ATGTTCGACCCCGCTCTCCTGCGCACCTTCGTCGCCGTCGCCGACACGGCGAGCTTCACACGCGCCGCCGAGCTGCTCGGCATCAGCCAGCCGACCGTCAGCCAGCAGGTGCGGCGCCTCGAGAACGCCGCCGGCCGCATCCTCGTCGCGCGCGACACCCGTGCCGTGCACCTCACCGACAACGGCGACGCGATGCTCGGCTTCGCGCGTACGATCCTCGCCGCCCACGACGAGGCCGCCGCCTACTTCGTGGGCTCCGCGATGCGCGGCCGCCTGCGCTTCGGCGCGGCCGACGACCTCGCGCTCACCCACCTGCCGCAGGTGCTGCGAGACTTCCGCCAGCTCTATCCGCAGATCAACCTCGAGCTCACGGTCGGCCAGAGCGGTCAGCTCACGCGCCGCCTCGCCGCCGGCCAGCTCGACCTCGTCTACGTCAAGCAGGACCCCGGCCACGACGAGGGGCGCACGGTGCGCCGCGAGCGGCTCGTGTGGGTCGCGCACCGCTCGCTGCGGCTCGACCCCGACGCGACGGTGCCGCTCATCGTCTACCAGGCGCCGAGCTACTCACGCGACACCGCCATCCGCGCCCTCGAGGAGGCGGGCCGCACGTGGCGCATCACGTGCAACGTGCGCGAGGTCAACGGCGCCCTCGCGGCCCTGCGCGCGGGCATCGGCATCGGCGTCTTCCCGCGTGTGCTCATCCCCGACGACCTCACCGAGGTGACAGGCGTCTTCGAGCTCCCGCGGATGGGCGAGGTCGACTTCACGCTGCTCGCCAACCCGCGCTCGGCCCGCGAGCCCGCCGAGGCGCTCGCCAACGCCATCCACGCGACCGCGCGCTAA
- a CDS encoding MFS transporter: MSSAPPPPEPDAIPYPVTEPIPVFDRRPSFRESFAALAAYNYRLYLGALMLGSTGGWMARVAIDWLVLELTGDVALVGVAVALQFAPSLLLGPWAGVLSDRLPRRFVVLSMQAIATVANGALAVLVLFGHVVVWQVMLIAAIGGIAGAIEGPSRSAFVSEMVGTARLRGAISLNATTFHLGGLIGPALSGVLIAAIGSGWSIAVNAGTTAIAVLAISLMRAHELVPTPKQPRSRGQIREAVQYAWRKPAIRWSLVLLAAVATFGMNLPVLLAAAADGTYGTGSTGYGLYNSLCAGGALIGAILSSRRRTLRLRDVVGFTALYGAVTMLAGWDGWHPVFLSALVGIGVSRLLFAMSAEALTQLSTNPAIRGRIVSFYMMVAMGGQAAGGVVMGWIAETLGGRIAFLAAGAVPLVTALVVGAVLAHRHQLRIRVDLRRRAQFFTIVPRDSTVG, from the coding sequence GTGTCATCCGCGCCGCCGCCTCCCGAGCCCGACGCGATCCCGTACCCGGTGACCGAGCCCATCCCCGTCTTCGACCGCCGCCCGAGCTTCCGCGAGAGCTTCGCCGCCCTCGCCGCCTACAACTACCGGCTCTACCTCGGCGCCCTCATGCTCGGCAGCACCGGCGGATGGATGGCGCGCGTCGCGATCGACTGGCTCGTGCTCGAGCTCACGGGCGACGTCGCGCTCGTCGGCGTCGCCGTCGCCCTGCAGTTCGCCCCCAGCCTGCTGCTCGGCCCGTGGGCAGGGGTGCTCTCGGACCGCCTCCCGCGGCGCTTCGTCGTGCTCTCGATGCAGGCGATCGCGACCGTCGCCAACGGTGCGCTCGCCGTGCTCGTGCTGTTCGGTCACGTCGTCGTGTGGCAGGTCATGCTCATCGCCGCGATCGGCGGCATCGCGGGCGCCATCGAGGGACCGAGCCGCTCCGCCTTCGTCTCCGAGATGGTCGGCACGGCCCGACTGCGCGGCGCCATCAGCCTCAACGCGACCACCTTCCACCTCGGGGGCCTCATCGGGCCCGCCCTGTCGGGCGTGCTCATCGCGGCGATCGGCTCCGGCTGGTCGATCGCCGTCAACGCCGGCACGACCGCGATCGCCGTGCTCGCGATCTCGCTCATGCGGGCGCACGAGCTCGTTCCGACGCCCAAGCAGCCGCGATCGCGTGGTCAGATCCGCGAAGCCGTGCAGTACGCGTGGCGCAAGCCCGCCATCCGCTGGAGCCTCGTGCTGCTCGCCGCCGTCGCCACCTTCGGCATGAACCTGCCCGTGCTGCTCGCGGCCGCCGCCGACGGAACCTACGGCACGGGGTCGACCGGGTACGGGCTCTACAACTCCCTATGCGCGGGTGGTGCGTTGATCGGCGCGATCCTGTCGTCGCGGCGTAGGACGCTGCGGCTGCGCGACGTCGTCGGCTTCACCGCGCTCTACGGCGCCGTGACGATGCTCGCCGGCTGGGACGGCTGGCACCCCGTGTTCCTGTCGGCGCTCGTCGGCATCGGCGTCTCGCGGCTGCTCTTCGCGATGAGCGCGGAGGCCCTCACGCAGCTCTCCACCAACCCCGCCATCCGGGGACGCATCGTGTCGTTCTACATGATGGTCGCGATGGGCGGGCAGGCGGCCGGTGGCGTCGTCATGGGCTGGATCGCGGAGACCCTCGGCGGTCGCATCGCATTCCTCGCCGCGGGCGCCGTGCCGCTTGTCACGGCGCTCGTCGTGGGCGCCGTGCTCGCGCACCGTCACCAACTGCGCATCCGCGTCGACCTGCGTCGTCGCGCCCAGTTCTTCACGATCGTGCCGCGCGACTCCACCGTCGGCTGA
- a CDS encoding phosphotransferase, which translates to MARSHLTLAALATSAVAELDVVGAAPFGSAGRGDFDAAVITGRDGRHWIVRVPRSERAEQQQSADLVALRALSPGVRARLPFAVTAFAGQTPVDGTRAIVSEFVYGTPVTSAGIDNALATSIGEAIAAIHALPTSLVTDAGLPAYGSVDSHRAAIALIDRAAATSLVPAALLARWEQAGEDAGLWQFTPAVVNGDLGAASFLASSGDVTGVLGWHNLRVADPAQDLCWAVGIRRDGVADAIFDAYTRIRGTVDRRIRQRATLLSELEVARWLLHGTEQRSTEIVDDAVRMMSRLVDDVTTDASESISPPTLPVLAVDEVEALLDRAERVS; encoded by the coding sequence ATGGCCAGATCCCACCTCACTCTAGCGGCGCTCGCCACCTCGGCCGTCGCGGAGCTCGACGTCGTGGGTGCGGCGCCGTTCGGCTCCGCGGGGCGTGGAGACTTCGACGCGGCCGTCATCACCGGACGCGACGGACGTCACTGGATCGTGCGCGTGCCCCGCTCCGAGCGCGCCGAGCAGCAGCAGTCCGCCGACCTCGTCGCCCTGCGCGCGCTCAGCCCCGGCGTGCGGGCCCGACTGCCGTTCGCCGTCACCGCGTTCGCCGGGCAGACCCCCGTCGACGGCACGCGCGCCATCGTCTCCGAGTTCGTCTACGGCACCCCCGTCACCTCCGCGGGCATCGACAACGCCCTCGCGACCTCGATCGGCGAGGCGATCGCCGCCATCCACGCGCTCCCCACGAGCCTCGTCACCGACGCTGGCCTCCCCGCCTACGGCTCCGTCGACTCCCACCGCGCCGCCATCGCCCTCATCGACCGCGCAGCCGCCACGAGTCTCGTGCCCGCCGCGCTGCTCGCCCGCTGGGAGCAGGCGGGCGAAGACGCCGGCCTCTGGCAGTTCACCCCCGCCGTCGTCAATGGCGACCTGGGCGCCGCCTCGTTCCTCGCCTCCTCGGGAGACGTCACGGGTGTGCTCGGCTGGCACAACCTCCGGGTCGCCGACCCCGCGCAGGACCTGTGCTGGGCCGTCGGCATCCGCCGCGACGGCGTCGCCGACGCGATCTTCGACGCGTACACCCGCATCCGCGGCACCGTCGACCGCCGCATCCGCCAGCGCGCCACCCTGCTCTCCGAGCTCGAGGTCGCCCGCTGGCTCCTTCACGGCACCGAGCAGCGCAGCACCGAGATCGTCGACGACGCGGTGCGGATGATGTCGCGCCTCGTCGACGACGTCACCACCGACGCCTCCGAGTCCATCTCCCCGCCCACCCTGCCGGTGCTGGCGGTCGACGAGGTGGAGGCGCTGCTCGACCGCGCGGAGCGGGTCTCCTAG